The genomic window AATTTATCTTATGCAGTATTAATGTTATAAGGGTAATAATTAATATTGGGGCAGTTATTAAACCTATTGTGGCAATGATTGCACCAGTAATTCCAGCTACTTTGGCGCCAACATATGTTGCTATATTGGTAGCAACAGGACCTGGAGTAATTCTAGATATTGTAATGATATTAATAAAATCTTCTTTTGTTATCCATTCCTTATTAGCAATGATTTCTTTATTGATTATCGTTGTGATGCCGTTTCCTCCACCGAAGTTTAAAATTCCTATTTTGAAAAATGTAATGAATAAATTTATTAAAATCAAATTTGTGCCTTTTTCTGGGAAAATCTTTTCTTTACTGTATATGTTACCAAACATATGAATAAAAATACCAGCAATATGTATGATAGGTCTATATGAAGTTTATATAGTGTATATGTTATTAATAAGCATGTTGTCCATTTCGTTATTGATTGCTTTAGCATTTTTTTTGAGAA from Borrelia hermsii DAH includes these protein-coding regions:
- a CDS encoding chromate transporter translates to MILINLFITFFKIGILNFGGGNGITTIINKEIIANKEWITKEDFINIITISRITPGPVATNIATYVGAKVAGITGAIIATIGLITAPILIITLITLILHKINFLNYYLENLKPVIIALWIMTIVILFESIFLKVSHNNIEILKSFTLAGLNLIILLLYKNITPAILIISSGIIYIII